The following proteins are co-located in the Haloplanus sp. HW8-1 genome:
- a CDS encoding tyrosine-type recombinase/integrase — MADDWYETVYENKHDAINDFIKQKQTTGRSPRTLNEYSRVLKRYYHEHFPDLTPEETEVRHIEGYLRILDDRGVSQNTKRRYLESLSAFFSYAMKRPRFEEITGNPAGVVLEEIPKQIRERPDCATWENAKKIVKAIPDPRNKAVVVLLAKTGCRLGETLEIKTDDLMLGDGFVRLRERKGGKQTVVPIDRETVRTIRRFKLIRRDTDLDYLFVSIRDDRLTKTAIQRAVRQAAISEGVIDDGEDRFHKKFTPHTFRTVFTTLMRNQGMKQHVLQYIRGDAESETMDIYTRVDRDDAREGYLDCIKPLGL, encoded by the coding sequence ATGGCCGACGACTGGTACGAGACGGTCTATGAGAACAAGCACGACGCGATCAACGACTTCATCAAGCAGAAGCAGACGACTGGCCGCAGTCCACGAACGTTGAACGAGTACAGTCGGGTGCTCAAACGGTACTATCACGAGCACTTCCCCGATCTCACACCGGAGGAGACGGAGGTGCGGCACATCGAGGGGTATCTGCGTATCCTGGACGACCGGGGCGTGAGTCAGAACACGAAGCGTCGCTACCTCGAATCGTTGTCGGCGTTCTTCAGCTACGCGATGAAACGCCCCAGGTTCGAAGAGATCACGGGGAATCCGGCAGGTGTGGTGTTGGAGGAGATTCCGAAGCAGATCCGGGAGCGACCGGACTGTGCGACGTGGGAGAACGCGAAGAAGATCGTGAAGGCGATCCCGGATCCGAGGAACAAGGCTGTCGTCGTTTTACTGGCGAAAACCGGGTGTCGGTTGGGGGAAACCCTGGAGATCAAGACGGACGACTTGATGCTCGGCGACGGATTTGTTCGTCTTCGAGAGCGGAAGGGTGGGAAGCAGACGGTGGTTCCGATCGATCGTGAGACGGTTCGGACGATCCGGCGGTTCAAACTGATTCGTCGGGACACCGACTTGGACTACCTCTTCGTGAGTATCCGTGACGATCGGCTGACGAAGACGGCGATCCAGCGTGCGGTGCGGCAGGCTGCGATCAGCGAGGGTGTTATCGACGACGGCGAGGATCGGTTTCACAAGAAGTTCACGCCACACACGTTTCGGACGGTGTTCACGACGTTGATGCGGAATCAAGGGATGAAGCAGCACGTCCTCCAGTACATCCGTGGGGATGCGGAAAGCGAGACGATGGACATCTACACGCGGGTCGACAGAGACGACGCACGAGAGGGGTATCTGGACTGCATCAAGCCACTGGGCTTGTAG
- a CDS encoding type II toxin-antitoxin system RelE family toxin translates to MTEVEGTPKALDLLEGLDTEAQERLVKKLDEAKDWTSHRLEKLTGYPYYKLRAGDYRAIITWNREDDCLIVEAVGHRRNIYDRHLPP, encoded by the coding sequence ATGACTGAGGTCGAGGGGACGCCGAAAGCACTCGATTTACTGGAAGGACTCGACACCGAAGCCCAAGAGCGACTGGTGAAGAAACTCGACGAGGCGAAAGACTGGACTTCCCACCGACTGGAGAAACTGACCGGCTACCCCTACTACAAACTCCGAGCTGGCGACTACCGCGCGATCATCACGTGGAATCGGGAAGACGACTGCCTGATCGTCGAAGCCGTCGGGCACCGCCGGAACATCTACGACCGACACCTCCCGCCCTGA
- a CDS encoding ribbon-helix-helix domain-containing protein produces MSTDSDAGTDGEMEKINVRVPKTLLADIDDAWEERGYANKSEFIRDALRDAVEPPMQLSEEALEHLAESREQRDDGETVSQADVKERLDIDD; encoded by the coding sequence ATGAGCACCGACAGCGACGCCGGTACCGACGGCGAGATGGAGAAGATCAACGTCCGCGTGCCGAAGACGCTGCTCGCCGACATCGACGACGCGTGGGAGGAACGCGGATACGCGAACAAGTCCGAGTTCATCCGCGACGCGCTCCGCGACGCCGTCGAACCGCCGATGCAACTCTCCGAGGAGGCACTGGAACATCTCGCAGAGAGCCGCGAGCAACGCGACGACGGCGAAACGGTGTCCCAGGCAGACGTGAAGGAACGACTCGACATCGATGACTGA
- a CDS encoding deoxyhypusine synthase, whose product MTDDEHEPTREEFHEDPIGHAAVWKGMSVGDLATEYGKAGIGAADMGRAVDVYAEMIGRDDVTNFFGLAGAMVPGGMREVVTGLIRDGHIDALVTTGANLTHDAIEAIGGKHHHGRTGPDGHEREHDERLRDEGVDRIYNVYLPQEHFTLFEGHLRDHVFPEFDGTVATSEFTRALGRANAEVNDAEGVDEDAGIAAAAAEHDVPVFVPGIQDSVLGIQAWMHSQVSAFTLDALADLTNITDVAFDAERAGATVVGGGVPKNFVLQTMLTVPEAYDYGVQLTTDPASTGGLSGATLDEARSWGKLEKSAKNVTVLGDATITLPLLVAAARDRLP is encoded by the coding sequence ATGACCGACGACGAACACGAACCGACCCGGGAGGAGTTCCACGAGGACCCCATCGGCCACGCCGCGGTGTGGAAGGGGATGTCCGTCGGCGACCTCGCGACGGAGTACGGCAAGGCTGGAATCGGCGCGGCCGACATGGGCCGGGCGGTGGACGTCTACGCCGAGATGATAGGTCGGGACGACGTGACCAACTTCTTCGGCCTCGCGGGCGCGATGGTGCCCGGTGGGATGCGGGAGGTGGTGACGGGACTGATCCGCGACGGACACATCGACGCACTGGTGACGACGGGCGCGAACCTCACACACGACGCCATCGAGGCGATCGGTGGGAAACATCACCACGGCCGGACCGGCCCCGACGGCCACGAACGCGAACACGACGAACGACTCCGCGACGAGGGCGTCGACCGCATCTACAACGTCTATCTCCCGCAGGAACATTTCACGCTGTTCGAGGGCCACCTCCGCGACCACGTGTTCCCCGAGTTCGACGGAACGGTCGCCACCAGCGAGTTCACGCGGGCACTCGGCCGCGCCAACGCCGAGGTCAACGACGCCGAGGGTGTCGACGAGGATGCGGGCATCGCCGCCGCCGCCGCCGAACACGACGTGCCCGTCTTCGTCCCCGGGATACAGGACTCCGTGCTCGGCATCCAAGCGTGGATGCACTCACAGGTCTCGGCGTTCACGCTCGACGCGCTCGCGGATCTGACGAACATCACGGACGTTGCGTTCGACGCCGAACGGGCGGGCGCCACCGTCGTCGGCGGCGGCGTCCCCAAGAACTTCGTCCTCCAGACGATGCTCACGGTGCCGGAGGCCTACGACTACGGCGTCCAACTCACCACGGACCCCGCCTCGACCGGCGGCCTCTCGGGGGCGACCCTCGACGAGGCGCGGTCGTGGGGGAAACTAGAGAAATCGGCGAAGAACGTGACCGTCCTCGGCGACGCCACGATTACCCTGCCGCTGCTCGTCGCCGCCGCACGCGACCGACTCCCGTAG
- a CDS encoding Nif3-like dinuclear metal center hexameric protein yields MDRSEFVDRLDERLRTDDYADLDASANGLQVGRRDGAVDRVALAVDAAEATIEAAVDHGADLLVVHHGLAWGGFDRLTDLHYDRIEPLVRNDVALYVSHLPLDGHQELGNAAGVADVLGLAERAPFGAHGSEVVGTRGRAADPYTVDEVAALLDRELETETQILGFGPDEIEDVGVVTGSGVDWIAEAAAAGLDALVTGEGKQQAYHEARDRGMNVFLAGHYATETFGVRRLGDLIEGWGVETTYVEHPTGL; encoded by the coding sequence ATGGACCGCAGCGAGTTCGTCGACCGACTGGACGAGCGACTCCGAACCGACGACTACGCCGACCTGGACGCGAGTGCGAACGGGTTGCAGGTGGGCCGGCGCGACGGGGCGGTCGATCGCGTGGCCCTCGCCGTCGACGCCGCCGAGGCGACCATCGAGGCGGCGGTCGATCACGGTGCCGACCTCCTCGTCGTCCACCACGGCCTCGCGTGGGGTGGGTTCGACCGGCTCACCGACCTGCATTACGACCGGATCGAACCGCTCGTCCGAAACGACGTGGCGCTGTACGTCTCTCATCTGCCCCTCGACGGCCACCAGGAACTCGGCAACGCGGCGGGCGTCGCCGACGTCCTCGGCCTCGCGGAGCGCGCCCCCTTCGGGGCCCACGGCTCGGAGGTCGTCGGGACGCGGGGGAGGGCGGCGGACCCGTACACCGTCGACGAAGTGGCCGCCCTGCTGGATCGGGAACTGGAGACGGAGACGCAGATCCTCGGGTTCGGCCCCGACGAGATCGAGGACGTGGGCGTCGTCACCGGAAGTGGCGTGGACTGGATCGCGGAGGCGGCCGCCGCGGGCCTCGACGCCCTCGTCACGGGCGAGGGGAAACAACAGGCGTACCACGAGGCCCGGGACCGGGGCATGAACGTCTTCCTTGCCGGCCACTACGCCACGGAGACGTTCGGAGTCCGTCGGCTCGGCGACCTGATCGAGGGGTGGGGTGTCGAGACGACGTACGTCGAACACCCGACCGGACTCTGA
- the speB gene encoding agmatinase, which yields MFPGATADRADAAYVVVGAPLDVSTTFQPGTRFGPDRVRRFAESFEDYDHRTDRHVSELAVHDAGDLHAWSDVAEYVDFLAGDLSDVVREGAVPLLLGGEHTVTVAGVRAVDPDLFVCLDAHLDLRTDFDGDPWSHACVTRRVLETADHAVIVGARAGSEAEWERAREDDVTVVAPETVRERGAAAVVDAAGATVGTLDAATTYLSVDIDAADPGVAPGTGTMEPGGLAAREMEAVVRAVAPHADGADVVEVNDRDDGQAATLGGHLLRTFVFAHADA from the coding sequence ATGTTCCCCGGTGCGACCGCCGACCGCGCGGACGCGGCCTACGTCGTCGTCGGCGCACCGCTCGATGTCTCCACGACCTTCCAGCCCGGCACCCGGTTCGGCCCTGACCGGGTGCGGCGTTTCGCCGAATCGTTCGAGGATTACGACCACCGAACCGATCGACACGTCTCCGAACTGGCCGTCCACGACGCCGGGGACCTCCACGCCTGGAGCGACGTCGCCGAGTACGTCGACTTCCTCGCGGGCGACCTCTCCGACGTCGTCCGGGAGGGGGCCGTCCCGCTCCTGTTGGGTGGTGAACACACCGTCACCGTCGCGGGAGTCCGGGCGGTCGACCCCGACCTGTTCGTCTGTCTGGACGCCCACCTCGACCTCCGGACCGACTTCGACGGCGATCCGTGGAGCCACGCCTGCGTGACGCGGCGGGTTCTCGAGACGGCCGATCACGCCGTGATCGTGGGCGCCCGCGCCGGGAGCGAGGCCGAGTGGGAACGGGCGCGCGAGGATGACGTAACCGTCGTCGCCCCCGAGACGGTCCGGGAGCGCGGTGCGGCGGCCGTCGTCGACGCCGCAGGTGCGACCGTCGGGACCCTCGACGCCGCGACGACGTACCTGAGTGTCGACATCGACGCCGCCGACCCCGGGGTCGCGCCGGGAACGGGAACGATGGAGCCCGGCGGACTGGCGGCACGGGAGATGGAAGCCGTGGTCCGCGCCGTCGCCCCACACGCCGACGGCGCCGACGTGGTCGAGGTGAACGACCGCGACGACGGGCAGGCGGCGACGCTCGGCGGCCACCTGTTGCGGACGTTCGTCTTCGCCCACGCCGACGCGTAG
- a CDS encoding translation initiation factor IF-5A, whose product MAREQKQVRELQEGSYVMMEDSPCKINAYSTAKPGKHGSAKARIEGKGVFDSKKRSLSQPVDAKVWVPIVERKGGQVVSVSGDDAQIMDLDTYETFTMRVPDGEDLSPDDEIEYLEYEGQRKIV is encoded by the coding sequence ATGGCGAGAGAGCAAAAGCAGGTCCGAGAACTGCAGGAAGGGAGCTACGTGATGATGGAAGACTCCCCATGCAAGATCAACGCCTACAGCACGGCCAAACCCGGGAAACACGGCAGTGCCAAGGCTCGAATCGAAGGCAAGGGTGTCTTCGACAGCAAGAAGCGCTCGCTCAGCCAACCGGTCGACGCGAAGGTGTGGGTCCCCATCGTCGAACGGAAGGGCGGGCAGGTCGTCTCCGTCTCCGGCGACGACGCCCAGATCATGGACCTCGACACCTACGAGACGTTCACGATGCGGGTTCCCGACGGCGAGGACCTGTCGCCCGACGACGAAATCGAGTACTTGGAGTACGAGGGACAGCGGAAGATCGTGTGA
- a CDS encoding ABC1 kinase family protein has translation MVTLVNLRAYWRFVRVLYQFFPLIVAYARDRRRYLVFGGQRSVDTETQRRRADRLLDSLLTLGPTFIKLGQLLSTRPDVLPPAYIDVLTTLQDDVPPAPWAETKPVLEADVGPVDEVFDDFEREAISGASLGQVYRATYEDEQVAIKVRRPGIEDLVEADLRAIEWLLPLLLRFTDEARSFSVSNLADEFSNTIREEMDYARERRMLGEIRENFLDNDRIRIPEGVDELSGDRVLVMEYIGGVKISDVDRLDEQGLDRSDLAESLQRIYLQMIIEDGVFHADPHPGNLSVDEDGAIIFYDFGMSGRVDAFFQRKIVDFYIAVANQDIDGILDAMVEMGTLSPTADREVMGQVMELAIADVRGEDLEQYRVQQVIQQVEDTIYEFPLRLPRNFALILRVATVVEGVCVTLDPDFDFISVATDYLTEQGYREEGVRQAVESAGDQLEETARSLVTVPPKLDDVLDRVKRDDLTVQVQLDDEHDVLDQLAKRITYSILAAVGVLSTAILYSFNQAPEAAIVAGVITLPVGVLLYRSLRRKRGVRARPQFTRQEMRRRRDE, from the coding sequence GTGGTTACGCTGGTCAATCTCCGCGCGTACTGGCGCTTCGTCCGTGTCCTCTACCAGTTTTTCCCACTCATCGTCGCGTACGCCCGCGACCGCCGGCGGTACCTCGTCTTCGGCGGCCAGCGGAGCGTGGATACCGAAACCCAGCGGCGGCGGGCCGACCGTCTCCTCGACTCGCTGCTCACTCTCGGGCCGACGTTCATCAAGCTCGGACAGTTGCTGTCGACTCGACCGGACGTCCTCCCGCCCGCCTACATCGACGTCCTGACCACGCTTCAGGACGACGTCCCCCCGGCCCCGTGGGCGGAGACGAAACCGGTACTGGAGGCCGACGTCGGGCCCGTCGACGAGGTGTTCGACGACTTCGAACGGGAGGCCATCAGTGGCGCCAGCCTCGGTCAGGTGTACCGGGCAACCTACGAGGACGAACAGGTGGCGATCAAGGTCCGACGCCCGGGGATCGAGGACCTCGTCGAGGCCGACCTCCGAGCGATCGAGTGGCTCCTGCCGCTTCTCCTCCGCTTTACCGACGAGGCCAGGAGTTTCTCGGTGTCGAATCTCGCCGACGAATTCTCCAACACAATCAGAGAGGAGATGGACTACGCCAGAGAGCGTCGCATGCTCGGCGAGATCCGCGAGAACTTCCTCGACAACGACCGCATCCGCATCCCCGAAGGCGTCGACGAACTCTCGGGGGATCGCGTCCTGGTGATGGAGTACATCGGCGGCGTCAAGATCAGCGACGTGGACCGTCTCGACGAACAGGGGCTGGATCGGAGCGACCTTGCCGAGAGTCTCCAGCGCATCTACCTCCAGATGATCATCGAGGACGGCGTCTTCCACGCCGATCCCCACCCCGGGAACCTGTCGGTCGACGAGGACGGGGCGATCATCTTCTATGACTTCGGCATGAGCGGCCGGGTCGACGCGTTCTTCCAGCGGAAGATCGTCGATTTCTACATCGCCGTCGCCAACCAGGACATCGACGGCATCCTCGACGCGATGGTCGAGATGGGGACGCTGAGTCCCACGGCCGACCGCGAGGTGATGGGACAGGTGATGGAACTGGCCATCGCCGATGTGCGCGGCGAGGACCTCGAACAGTATCGCGTCCAGCAGGTGATCCAGCAGGTCGAGGACACCATCTACGAGTTCCCGCTGCGTCTGCCGCGGAACTTCGCGCTCATCCTGCGGGTCGCGACGGTTGTCGAGGGGGTGTGTGTCACCCTCGATCCCGACTTCGATTTCATCTCCGTAGCGACCGACTACCTCACCGAACAGGGCTACCGCGAGGAGGGCGTCCGGCAGGCCGTGGAGTCGGCGGGCGACCAACTGGAGGAGACGGCCCGCTCGCTGGTAACCGTCCCGCCGAAACTCGACGACGTCCTCGATCGGGTCAAGCGCGACGACCTCACGGTCCAGGTGCAACTCGACGACGAACACGACGTCCTCGATCAACTGGCCAAACGCATCACCTACAGCATTCTAGCGGCGGTCGGCGTACTCTCGACGGCCATCCTCTACTCGTTCAACCAAGCGCCGGAGGCGGCCATCGTCGCCGGCGTCATCACCCTGCCTGTCGGCGTCCTGCTCTATCGCTCGCTCCGACGGAAGCGCGGCGTTCGTGCACGCCCCCAGTTCACCAGACAGGAGATGCGTCGGCGTCGCGACGAGTAA
- a CDS encoding Hsp20/alpha crystallin family protein translates to MSALRDALRDLPEAVFADLLESEDAYLLVVDLPGATADTLDVRVEKGRLLVEARREKSLPGAFEYVREDRPLFLDAELPLPPDATGAGAEGSMERGVLELRLPKYEAAPEQSVPIEDA, encoded by the coding sequence ATGTCAGCACTGCGGGACGCGCTTCGGGACCTTCCCGAGGCAGTGTTCGCGGATCTGCTCGAAAGCGAGGACGCCTACCTGCTTGTCGTCGACCTCCCCGGCGCGACGGCGGACACCCTCGACGTCCGCGTCGAGAAGGGACGGCTGCTCGTCGAAGCCAGACGGGAAAAGTCGCTCCCGGGAGCGTTCGAGTACGTGCGGGAGGATCGGCCGCTCTTTCTGGACGCCGAGTTACCGCTGCCACCGGACGCGACGGGAGCGGGTGCCGAGGGGTCGATGGAACGAGGCGTCCTCGAACTCCGACTCCCGAAGTACGAGGCCGCGCCGGAGCAGTCCGTCCCGATCGAGGACGCGTAA
- a CDS encoding molybdopterin molybdotransferase MoeA — protein sequence MSHDDLERAGFKDRTRVAEALETVLGAVSGHDRTDRVALGRADGRTLAETVTAPSPVPGYDRAAMDGYAVQAADTFGASDRSPAVLRESDDGAVTPDAAVRVHTGSDLPDGADAVVMIEETETVGDEIEVFDAVAEGENVGDVGEDVAEGTELYDPGHRLRPSDLGLLKSVGVDRVEVYDPPTVGVIPTGEELVQRDPAPGEVIETNGLTVSRLADRWGAVPTYRNVVDDDPNAIRAAIQRDLAKDVVVTTGGSSVGERDHTPEVVDDLGEVLVHGVALKPGHPVALGVVEGTPVIMLPGYPVACIVNAVQFLRPVLKRAGNAPVPDLPTVEAALSRKISSEPGTRTFARVRLREADDGRIAEPTRASGSGVLSSVALADGWVVVPEGREGYDAGDTVAVENWEWSA from the coding sequence ATGAGTCACGACGACCTCGAACGCGCGGGATTCAAGGACCGCACGCGCGTCGCTGAGGCCCTGGAGACCGTCCTCGGTGCGGTCTCGGGGCACGACAGAACCGACCGAGTGGCGCTCGGCCGGGCCGACGGCCGTACGCTCGCGGAGACGGTGACCGCCCCCTCGCCCGTCCCCGGCTACGACCGTGCGGCGATGGACGGCTACGCCGTCCAGGCCGCGGACACCTTCGGCGCGAGCGACCGGTCGCCGGCGGTCCTCCGCGAGAGCGACGACGGTGCCGTGACGCCCGACGCGGCCGTCCGCGTCCACACCGGGAGCGACCTTCCCGACGGTGCCGACGCCGTCGTCATGATCGAGGAGACCGAGACCGTCGGCGACGAGATCGAGGTGTTCGACGCCGTCGCCGAGGGCGAGAACGTCGGCGACGTCGGCGAGGACGTGGCCGAGGGCACGGAACTCTACGATCCGGGACACCGGCTCCGCCCCTCGGATCTCGGCCTGTTGAAGTCCGTCGGCGTCGATCGGGTCGAGGTGTACGACCCGCCGACGGTCGGCGTGATCCCGACCGGCGAGGAACTCGTCCAGCGCGACCCCGCCCCCGGGGAGGTGATCGAGACCAACGGCCTGACCGTCTCCCGACTGGCCGACCGCTGGGGGGCCGTCCCCACCTATCGGAACGTCGTCGACGACGACCCCAACGCCATCCGCGCCGCGATTCAGCGCGATCTCGCGAAGGACGTGGTCGTCACCACCGGTGGCTCGTCGGTCGGCGAACGCGACCACACGCCCGAGGTCGTCGACGACCTGGGTGAGGTCCTGGTCCACGGCGTCGCGCTCAAGCCCGGCCATCCCGTCGCGCTCGGCGTCGTCGAGGGGACGCCCGTGATCATGCTCCCCGGCTACCCCGTCGCTTGCATCGTCAACGCCGTCCAGTTCCTCCGTCCCGTCCTCAAACGCGCCGGCAACGCCCCCGTTCCCGACCTCCCGACCGTCGAGGCCGCCCTCTCGCGGAAGATTTCGAGCGAACCGGGGACGCGGACGTTCGCCCGGGTCCGACTGCGCGAGGCGGACGACGGCCGGATCGCCGAGCCCACCCGTGCCAGCGGGTCCGGCGTCCTCTCCAGTGTCGCCCTCGCCGACGGCTGGGTCGTCGTCCCCGAGGGCCGCGAGGGGTACGACGCCGGTGACACCGTCGCGGTCGAGAACTGGGAGTGGTCGGCATGA
- a CDS encoding molybdopterin biosynthesis protein: MTDRRQFRDLASPAEAREAIGSLDLTPDPEAVPLDDARGRVLAERIDAALDVPGFDRASVDGYAVRARDTFGADEADPVVLDRIGTVHAGSEPDVEVREGTCAEISTGAVLPPGADAVVMVERTDDTEAGIAIRTSVAPGDRVMVAGADVAAGSRALGPGTLLTPREIGLLSALGVDEVPVRGTPTVGIVSTGDELVRPGGDLHSEAGQIYDVNSYTIAAGVEEAGGEAVLYPHAGDDYDEMERLLVEAADECDLVLSSGSTSASAVDVIYRVIESEGELLLHGVSVKPGKPMLVGRLEDSAYVGLPGYPVSALTIFRTFVAPAIRAAAGLPEPRTATVEGRMAVQERYSEGRTRLMPAGLIEAGGETLVYPVDKGSGATTSLVEADGVVEVDADTDYLAEGETVTVQLFSPDVRAPTLLGVGEDDPALSRLLDGLERPRYLDVGSRQGRRRLRDGVPDVAVVSGPSDRDVDAVDLGGWTREWGLVVPGGNPRDVTGLSDLVDRDLRFVNRSTDSGLRASLDAALDDLAADRDVTARDLADAVDGYDLTVKGFESPARKVLGGAADAGLGLRATADALDCGFVPLGTESVRVLAPPDRTDKPSVAALGRAIDTALDDAVSDLSGFDG; the protein is encoded by the coding sequence ATGACGGACCGCAGACAGTTCCGCGACCTCGCCTCCCCTGCGGAGGCCCGCGAGGCCATCGGAAGCCTCGATCTGACGCCCGATCCCGAGGCGGTCCCACTGGACGACGCCCGGGGCCGCGTCCTCGCCGAACGGATCGACGCCGCCCTCGACGTGCCGGGATTCGACCGTGCGAGCGTCGACGGCTACGCCGTCCGCGCCCGCGATACCTTCGGCGCCGACGAGGCCGACCCGGTCGTCCTCGACCGGATCGGAACGGTCCACGCCGGTTCCGAACCCGACGTCGAGGTGCGGGAGGGGACCTGTGCCGAGATTTCGACCGGCGCGGTGCTGCCTCCCGGCGCCGACGCCGTCGTGATGGTGGAACGCACCGACGATACCGAGGCGGGCATCGCGATCCGTACCTCGGTCGCACCGGGTGACCGCGTGATGGTCGCGGGCGCAGACGTGGCTGCCGGATCGCGCGCACTCGGTCCGGGCACCCTGCTCACCCCCCGTGAGATCGGCCTGCTGTCCGCCCTCGGCGTCGACGAGGTGCCCGTCCGCGGCACGCCCACGGTCGGCATCGTCTCGACCGGCGACGAACTCGTCCGGCCCGGCGGGGACCTCCACAGCGAGGCCGGACAGATCTACGACGTGAACTCCTACACCATCGCCGCGGGCGTCGAGGAGGCGGGCGGCGAGGCCGTCCTCTACCCCCACGCCGGCGACGACTACGACGAGATGGAGCGTCTGCTCGTCGAGGCCGCCGACGAGTGTGACCTCGTCCTCTCCTCGGGGTCGACCTCCGCGAGCGCCGTCGACGTGATCTACCGCGTCATCGAGAGCGAAGGGGAACTCCTCTTGCACGGCGTCTCGGTCAAGCCGGGCAAGCCCATGCTCGTCGGTCGCCTGGAGGACTCGGCGTACGTCGGCCTCCCGGGGTATCCGGTCTCCGCGCTCACCATCTTCCGGACCTTCGTCGCGCCCGCGATCCGGGCGGCCGCCGGACTTCCAGAGCCGCGGACGGCGACCGTCGAGGGACGGATGGCGGTCCAGGAGCGCTACAGCGAGGGTCGGACGCGGCTCATGCCGGCGGGGCTGATCGAGGCCGGCGGGGAGACTCTCGTCTACCCTGTCGACAAGGGAAGCGGCGCGACGACGAGCCTGGTCGAAGCCGACGGCGTCGTCGAGGTTGACGCCGACACCGACTACCTCGCCGAGGGCGAGACGGTGACCGTCCAACTGTTCTCGCCGGACGTCCGTGCCCCCACCCTGCTCGGCGTCGGCGAGGACGACCCCGCCCTCTCTCGGCTGCTCGACGGACTGGAGCGCCCGCGCTACCTCGACGTGGGGAGTCGACAGGGACGGCGCCGCCTCCGGGACGGGGTGCCCGACGTGGCGGTCGTCTCCGGCCCCTCGGATCGCGACGTGGACGCCGTGGACCTGGGAGGGTGGACCCGCGAGTGGGGGCTCGTCGTCCCCGGCGGGAACCCTCGGGACGTGACGGGACTGTCCGACCTGGTCGACCGCGACCTCAGGTTCGTCAACCGCTCGACCGACTCCGGGCTCCGTGCCAGCCTCGACGCCGCCCTCGACGACCTCGCCGCCGACCGCGACGTGACGGCCCGAGACCTCGCCGACGCCGTCGACGGCTACGACCTGACGGTCAAGGGATTCGAGAGCCCCGCACGGAAGGTTCTCGGCGGCGCGGCCGACGCCGGCCTCGGCCTCCGGGCGACGGCCGACGCACTCGACTGTGGGTTCGTCCCCCTCGGCACCGAATCCGTGCGCGTTCTGGCCCCCCCCGACCGCACGGACAAACCGAGCGTCGCGGCGCTCGGACGGGCCATCGACACGGCCCTCGACGACGCCGTCTCGGATCTCTCCGGCTTCGACGGCTGA
- a CDS encoding HalOD1 output domain-containing protein, whose protein sequence is MSAHPTILHVDDDPTTLDLSSDRADDEGLTWLTASDSEAGLAILAERDVDCLVSDSFRTPDGEPFVTRATDVDPDLPVVLFTAADRDAVDAEARRTAARYVKKGTADEFGTLLDHVSTLLDGPPDGWRSIGRHDWEKAGTSLATTIVTAVEADTGRDASTISPLYESIDAETLASLLRRPDGEARDGIRVRFGFAGEELAVTSAGAVLVRTERE, encoded by the coding sequence GTGTCCGCCCACCCGACCATCCTCCACGTCGACGACGACCCGACGACGCTCGACCTCTCGAGCGACCGGGCCGACGACGAGGGACTGACGTGGCTGACGGCCTCCGATTCGGAGGCCGGACTGGCGATTCTGGCCGAGCGAGACGTGGACTGTCTGGTCAGTGATTCGTTCCGTACGCCCGACGGCGAGCCGTTCGTGACCCGTGCGACCGACGTCGACCCCGATCTGCCAGTCGTCCTCTTTACCGCGGCCGACCGCGACGCGGTCGACGCCGAGGCCCGACGGACGGCCGCCCGGTACGTAAAAAAGGGGACGGCCGACGAGTTCGGTACCCTGCTCGATCACGTCTCGACGCTGCTCGACGGACCCCCGGACGGCTGGCGGTCCATCGGGCGCCACGACTGGGAAAAAGCGGGGACCAGCCTCGCGACGACCATCGTCACTGCCGTCGAGGCCGACACCGGTCGCGACGCCTCGACGATATCACCCCTCTACGAGAGCATCGACGCCGAGACGCTGGCGTCGCTCCTCCGGCGACCGGACGGCGAGGCACGTGACGGGATTCGAGTTCGATTCGGCTTCGCCGGGGAGGAACTCGCGGTGACGAGCGCGGGAGCGGTCCTCGTGCGGACCGAACGGGAGTAG